A portion of the Oscillospiraceae bacterium genome contains these proteins:
- the dprA gene encoding DNA-processing protein DprA, whose protein sequence is MNGLAGQTSFYPPEPAPDPLLCWLWLAHVLGPASPHAGRVLDTFGGAQEAWEARDTAEFRQAAGPAAAKRAGQLVPEQFCALARRCAALRVCILPFDDPDYPLAFSRIPDMPLVLYCTGDPVWLNEPGAVGIVGSRKPTDYGLQAAADIGEALARSGALIVSGLADGLDSAGHRAAVKNGCPTIGILGVPIDRTYPAANVALRHTIEQNGCILSEYAPGESTPGPVGFLQRNRLIAALSSALLVVEAREKSGTMSTVSHAERYGKPVFAVPGSIYSPDSAGTNRLLHEGRARAACSGADLVQALGLQASAAPEAEIRQLDPMSDTERRVLACVGPQPLGVEELCVRSGLPTASLLSTLMKLQLTGRVTCLPGKRYVLR, encoded by the coding sequence GTGAACGGCCTTGCCGGGCAGACCAGCTTTTACCCGCCGGAGCCTGCCCCGGACCCGCTGCTGTGCTGGCTGTGGCTGGCCCATGTGCTGGGCCCGGCCAGCCCCCACGCGGGCCGTGTGCTGGACACCTTCGGCGGGGCACAGGAAGCGTGGGAAGCGCGGGACACCGCAGAATTCCGGCAGGCAGCCGGGCCGGCGGCAGCCAAACGCGCCGGGCAGCTGGTGCCGGAGCAGTTCTGTGCACTGGCCCGCCGGTGCGCCGCGCTGCGGGTGTGCATCCTGCCCTTTGACGACCCGGATTACCCGCTGGCTTTTTCCCGCATTCCGGATATGCCGCTGGTGCTCTACTGCACCGGCGACCCGGTGTGGCTCAACGAGCCGGGGGCTGTGGGCATCGTGGGCAGCCGCAAGCCCACGGACTACGGCCTGCAGGCGGCAGCCGATATCGGCGAGGCGCTGGCCCGCAGCGGGGCGCTCATCGTCAGCGGCCTGGCCGACGGGCTGGACAGCGCCGGGCACCGGGCAGCTGTGAAAAACGGCTGCCCCACCATCGGCATCCTTGGGGTGCCCATCGACCGCACCTACCCCGCCGCCAATGTGGCCCTGCGGCATACCATTGAACAGAACGGCTGCATCCTCAGCGAATACGCACCCGGCGAGTCCACGCCGGGGCCGGTGGGCTTTCTGCAGCGCAACCGGCTCATCGCGGCGCTGTCGTCGGCGCTGCTGGTGGTGGAAGCCCGCGAGAAAAGCGGCACCATGTCCACCGTGTCCCACGCGGAGCGGTACGGCAAGCCGGTGTTTGCGGTGCCGGGCAGCATCTATTCCCCGGATTCGGCCGGGACCAATCGCCTGCTGCACGAGGGCCGCGCCCGCGCGGCCTGCAGCGGGGCCGACCTGGTGCAGGCGCTGGGCCTGCAGGCGAGTGCCGCGCCGGAAGCAGAGATCCGCCAGCTGGACCCCATGAGCGACACCGAGCGGCGGGTGCTGGCCTGTGTCGGGCCGCAGCCGCTGGGGGTGGAGGAGCTGTGCGTGCGCAGCGGCCTGCCCACGGCCAGCCTGCTGAGCACCCTGATGAAGCTCCAGCTCACCGGCCGGGTGACCTGCCTGCCGGGCAAGCGCTATGTACTGCGGTAG
- a CDS encoding RNA methyltransferase, which yields MDEKITSRENAKIKYACRLSSSAAFRRSEGRFLAEGRKLCPELARGAQLETLFYTEDAMARCPELADLPGEHDLVEDHVADKLADVGTHQGVFGVFRTPVHTLDEVHTGGRYLALERVQDPGNVGTLLRSAAAFGFDGVLLSDGCASVWAPKTLRASMGAAVRIPVIEAGAMPQAVAQLRAKGITCLAAALYQSQPLSAAQSGCPGGVCVVIGSEGQGLTDETIAACTSTVRIPMTDRVESLNAGIAGSILLWHFREESL from the coding sequence ATGGACGAAAAAATCACCAGCCGGGAAAACGCGAAGATCAAATACGCCTGCCGCCTTTCCTCCAGTGCGGCCTTCCGCCGCAGCGAGGGCCGCTTTCTGGCCGAGGGGCGCAAGCTGTGCCCGGAGCTGGCCCGCGGTGCGCAGCTGGAGACCTTATTCTATACCGAGGACGCCATGGCCCGCTGCCCGGAGTTGGCCGACCTGCCCGGGGAGCACGATCTGGTGGAGGACCATGTGGCGGACAAGCTGGCCGATGTGGGCACCCATCAGGGGGTGTTCGGGGTGTTCCGCACCCCGGTGCACACGCTGGACGAGGTGCACACCGGCGGGCGCTATCTGGCGCTGGAACGGGTGCAGGACCCCGGCAATGTGGGCACGCTGCTGCGCAGTGCGGCCGCCTTTGGCTTTGACGGTGTGCTGCTGAGCGACGGCTGCGCCAGCGTGTGGGCCCCCAAGACCCTGCGGGCCTCCATGGGCGCGGCCGTGCGCATCCCGGTCATTGAAGCCGGGGCCATGCCGCAGGCTGTGGCACAGCTGCGGGCAAAGGGCATCACCTGCCTGGCCGCTGCGCTGTACCAGTCCCAGCCGCTGAGCGCGGCACAGTCCGGCTGCCCCGGCGGCGTGTGCGTGGTCATCGGCAGCGAGGGCCAGGGCCTGACCGACGAGACCATTGCCGCCTGCACCAGCACGGTGCGCATCCCCATGACCGACCGGGTGGAAAGCCTCAACGCCGGCATTGCGGGCAGCATCCTGCTGTGGCATTTCCGGGAGGAGAGCCTGTGA
- the rplT gene encoding 50S ribosomal protein L20: MARIKGATMTHKRRKKMLKLAKGFYGCKSKHFKMAKQQVMKSGNYALAGRRMKKRQFRNLWICRINNAVRPLGMNYSSFMAGLKKAGIELNRKMLSEMAINDPKSFAALVETVKNA; encoded by the coding sequence ATGGCACGTATCAAAGGCGCAACCATGACCCACAAACGTCGTAAGAAGATGCTGAAGCTGGCCAAGGGCTTCTACGGCTGCAAGAGCAAGCACTTTAAGATGGCCAAGCAGCAGGTCATGAAGAGCGGCAACTACGCTCTGGCAGGCCGCCGCATGAAGAAGCGTCAGTTCCGCAACCTGTGGATCTGCCGCATCAACAACGCAGTTCGTCCTCTGGGCATGAACTACTCCTCCTTCATGGCTGGCCTGAAGAAGGCAGGCATCGAGCTGAACCGCAAGATGCTGTCCGAGATGGCCATCAACGATCCCAAGAGCTTTGCTGCTCTGGTCGAGACCGTGAAGAACGCCTGA
- the rpmI gene encoding 50S ribosomal protein L35 produces MAKMKLKTHSGAKKRFKLTKNGKIKRGHAFRSHILTKKTTKLTRGYRQPNYVDKTNAATIKSMLPYA; encoded by the coding sequence ATGGCTAAGATGAAACTGAAGACGCACTCCGGCGCTAAGAAGCGCTTTAAGCTGACCAAGAATGGCAAGATCAAGCGCGGCCACGCATTCCGCAGCCACATCCTGACCAAGAAGACCACCAAGCTGACCCGTGGTTATCGTCAGCCCAACTACGTTGACAAGACCAACGCAGCCACCATCAAGAGCATGCTGCCCTACGCCTAA
- the infC gene encoding translation initiation factor IF-3, whose amino-acid sequence MFGGAFIIATAGKSKELEINGQIRDREVRLIGVDGEQKGVVSIQVAMRAAEDAGLDLVKIAPQAVPPVCKVLDYGKYRFEQQKKEKEAKKNQKVVEVKETRLSLNIDTNDFNTKLNQTAKFLAAGHKVKVSIRFRGREMAHSALGADVLKRFAEALPQASMDKQPVLEGRTMSILLIPKPNKD is encoded by the coding sequence TTGTTTGGAGGTGCATTCATTATCGCTACCGCTGGAAAGTCGAAGGAACTGGAGATCAACGGTCAGATCCGTGACCGTGAAGTTCGCCTGATCGGAGTTGACGGCGAGCAGAAGGGCGTTGTGTCCATTCAGGTGGCCATGCGCGCTGCTGAGGACGCCGGGCTGGATCTGGTCAAGATCGCACCGCAGGCCGTTCCGCCTGTGTGCAAGGTGCTGGATTACGGCAAGTACCGTTTTGAACAGCAGAAGAAGGAGAAGGAAGCCAAGAAGAACCAGAAGGTGGTCGAAGTCAAGGAGACCCGCCTCTCGCTCAACATTGACACCAACGACTTCAACACCAAACTGAACCAGACTGCCAAGTTCCTGGCAGCTGGCCATAAGGTGAAGGTTTCGATCCGTTTCCGCGGCCGTGAGATGGCGCACAGTGCCCTGGGTGCCGACGTGCTCAAGCGCTTTGCTGAGGCTCTGCCGCAGGCAAGCATGGACAAGCAGCCGGTTCTGGAGGGACGTACGATGTCCATTCTGCTGATCCCGAAACCCAATAAGGACTAA
- a CDS encoding UvrD-helicase domain-containing protein: MSEPRWTPAQRAAIDDRGGALLVSAAAGSGKTAVLTERAVRLITDPEHPVDADRLLIVTFTNAAAAELRARIGQALLRRCQQEPGNTALRRQRMLLQRAPICTMDAFCLDLLHKHFQALDIPPDFAPADPGSVELLRTAALAETLEHAYADPDFCAFADLYGKGRTDKPAGDTILQVYDFLRALPDYDRKLDEFLAPWQQENGFDATCWHDLLLAQAARDAKAARELLCAAQQDCREDYAQEMAEAGEKKTPAAIRKAEAAVAEKYADAQGRLERSAALLGEVERLAQAGEWTPLYDRLAPFVLGMEEQPGLKGMKKRLKGDHKTAIKTRADEAADLFAQITELVSCSEEEAEADRQAALPRLQALFAAVRDFDARFSAKKRERKLLEFSDFEHFALRLLRSPDGTPTPLCGSIRQNYAAVMVDEYQDTNALQDALYRCLASPAGDDLFLVGDLKQSIYRFRQADPSIFREKLDRWPALPGGAARPRPPEGTAGQNALLALDANFRSAPQVVEGINFIFEQLMTPQLGDTAYGDGQRLVCGAPGDYPGSVEAQFLPDDEAETDAAWIARRIEELVAAGEPVRESSTTRPVQYEDCCILLSARGDFPAYVEALTARGIPVYADARENLMEAPHIRPLISLLKVIDNPAQDIYLAAAMLGPVFGFTDDDLVRLRAQSAALQKEQNAGNAGKPARMSLYGALLLARQGRAEDPFTQKVNDFYDKLTALRQMARSVPAEQLLEEIFATTGYLAALGVTENGARRREDARRFASFCAASGAGGISALVRAIDAAALAGSTGQDTTPGGARPGCVTVMTIHRSKGLQFPVVFVADTGRRFNAADTRQPVLLHREYGAGLRLRPEQGEGAYKTAAYTALAEVHGQELRSEQMRLLYVALTRAQDRLILTVPLGIGKTANPFAKAAAFLAAGAGSTLHGQANCFADWLRAALLVHPCGGPLRRLAGDLELPFADTRSTVVITLPETTQPEQEQHPAELEPQAPAAADPALVEQLRAGFVWQYPAAALARVPAKVSVTSIVHKAEQTTLERPGFLSKDGLTAAEMGTALHAFLEHADFAALAEAKAAGTLDEAIGAERDRQAAAQLTAPEIAAKLDAVRIRRFVQSEAFAKICAAQQVLRELAFITALPAAEVLAAQGSPAPDTAPEAQVLVQGIADLVLVYPDHLELLDYKTDRRKTAADFVQAYKPQLDLYALAVGKRFAPKPVTYKGIYSLELGRLIEV; the protein is encoded by the coding sequence ATGAGCGAACCCAGATGGACGCCTGCCCAGCGTGCCGCCATCGACGACCGGGGCGGGGCGCTGCTGGTGAGTGCGGCGGCCGGCAGTGGCAAGACGGCGGTGCTGACCGAGCGCGCTGTGCGCCTCATCACCGACCCGGAGCACCCGGTGGACGCCGACCGACTGCTCATCGTGACCTTTACGAATGCGGCGGCGGCGGAGCTGCGGGCCCGCATCGGGCAGGCACTGCTGCGCCGCTGCCAGCAGGAGCCGGGAAACACCGCCCTGCGCCGCCAGCGCATGCTGCTGCAGCGTGCACCCATCTGCACCATGGACGCGTTCTGTCTGGACCTGCTGCACAAGCATTTTCAGGCGCTGGATATCCCGCCGGATTTTGCCCCGGCAGACCCCGGCAGCGTGGAGCTGCTGCGCACGGCGGCACTGGCCGAAACGCTGGAGCACGCCTACGCGGACCCGGATTTCTGCGCCTTTGCCGACCTGTACGGCAAGGGCCGCACCGACAAACCGGCGGGGGACACCATCCTGCAGGTGTATGATTTCCTGCGGGCGCTGCCGGACTACGACCGCAAGCTGGACGAATTTCTGGCTCCATGGCAGCAGGAAAACGGCTTTGACGCCACCTGCTGGCATGACTTGCTGCTGGCGCAGGCAGCCCGCGATGCAAAGGCGGCCCGCGAGCTGCTGTGCGCCGCCCAGCAGGACTGCCGGGAGGACTATGCCCAGGAAATGGCGGAGGCCGGAGAAAAAAAGACCCCGGCGGCCATCCGGAAAGCGGAAGCAGCGGTGGCCGAAAAATACGCCGACGCGCAGGGCCGTCTGGAACGCTCTGCCGCCCTGCTGGGCGAGGTGGAGCGGCTGGCACAGGCAGGGGAGTGGACGCCCCTGTACGACCGGCTCGCCCCTTTTGTGCTGGGCATGGAAGAGCAGCCCGGCCTGAAGGGCATGAAAAAACGGCTGAAGGGCGACCACAAGACGGCCATCAAGACCCGTGCTGACGAGGCCGCCGACCTGTTTGCTCAGATCACGGAGCTTGTCTCCTGCAGCGAGGAAGAAGCGGAAGCCGACCGGCAGGCGGCACTGCCCCGGCTGCAGGCCCTGTTTGCGGCGGTGCGGGATTTCGACGCCCGGTTCTCGGCCAAAAAGCGGGAGCGCAAGCTGCTGGAATTCAGCGACTTTGAACACTTTGCCCTGCGGCTGCTGCGCAGCCCGGACGGCACCCCCACCCCGCTGTGCGGGAGCATCCGGCAGAACTATGCTGCCGTGATGGTGGACGAATATCAGGACACCAATGCTTTGCAGGATGCCCTGTACCGCTGCCTTGCCTCCCCGGCGGGGGATGACCTCTTTCTGGTAGGCGACCTGAAGCAGAGCATCTACCGCTTCCGGCAGGCCGACCCCAGCATCTTCCGGGAAAAGCTGGACCGCTGGCCGGCCCTGCCCGGCGGGGCGGCCCGCCCGCGCCCGCCGGAGGGTACTGCCGGGCAAAACGCCCTGCTGGCGCTGGATGCGAATTTCCGTTCGGCCCCGCAGGTGGTGGAGGGCATCAACTTCATTTTTGAGCAGCTCATGACCCCGCAGCTGGGCGATACGGCTTACGGCGATGGGCAGCGGCTGGTGTGCGGCGCACCGGGGGACTACCCCGGCAGCGTGGAAGCACAGTTTCTGCCGGACGATGAAGCGGAGACGGACGCAGCATGGATCGCCCGGCGCATCGAAGAATTGGTGGCCGCCGGGGAGCCGGTGCGGGAGAGCAGCACGACCCGCCCGGTGCAGTACGAGGACTGCTGCATCCTGCTTTCGGCCCGCGGGGACTTCCCGGCCTATGTGGAAGCTCTCACGGCCCGGGGCATCCCGGTGTATGCCGACGCCCGGGAAAACCTGATGGAAGCACCCCACATCCGACCGCTCATCTCGCTGCTGAAGGTCATCGACAACCCGGCGCAGGACATCTATCTGGCTGCGGCCATGCTGGGGCCGGTGTTCGGCTTTACGGATGACGACCTGGTGCGGCTGCGGGCACAGAGCGCTGCGCTGCAAAAGGAACAGAACGCCGGAAATGCCGGAAAGCCCGCCCGCATGAGCCTGTACGGTGCGCTGCTGCTGGCGCGGCAAGGCCGGGCAGAGGACCCCTTCACCCAAAAGGTGAACGATTTTTACGACAAGCTCACGGCTCTGCGGCAGATGGCCCGCAGCGTGCCTGCAGAGCAGCTGCTGGAAGAAATTTTTGCCACCACCGGCTACCTTGCCGCACTGGGGGTGACCGAGAACGGTGCCCGCCGCCGGGAGGATGCCCGGCGGTTCGCCTCTTTCTGTGCGGCATCCGGTGCGGGCGGCATCTCGGCACTGGTGCGCGCCATCGACGCGGCGGCGCTGGCCGGTTCCACCGGACAGGACACCACCCCCGGCGGGGCGAGGCCCGGCTGTGTGACCGTGATGACCATCCACCGCTCCAAGGGCCTGCAGTTCCCGGTGGTGTTCGTGGCCGATACCGGGCGGCGGTTCAACGCGGCCGATACCCGGCAGCCGGTGCTGCTGCACCGGGAATACGGGGCAGGCCTGCGGCTGCGGCCGGAACAGGGCGAGGGCGCCTATAAAACGGCGGCCTACACCGCGCTGGCCGAGGTGCATGGGCAGGAGCTGCGCAGCGAGCAGATGCGCCTTTTGTATGTGGCCCTGACCCGCGCACAGGACAGGCTCATCCTCACGGTGCCGCTGGGCATCGGCAAGACCGCGAACCCCTTTGCCAAAGCGGCGGCGTTTCTGGCGGCGGGGGCGGGCTCCACCCTGCACGGGCAGGCAAACTGCTTTGCCGACTGGCTGCGGGCGGCGCTGCTGGTGCACCCCTGCGGCGGGCCGCTGCGGCGATTGGCAGGGGATCTGGAGCTGCCCTTTGCGGACACCCGCAGCACGGTGGTCATCACCCTGCCGGAAACGACACAGCCGGAGCAGGAACAGCATCCTGCAGAGCTGGAACCGCAAGCCCCGGCGGCCGCGGACCCGGCCCTTGTGGAACAGCTGCGGGCGGGCTTTGTCTGGCAGTACCCGGCGGCAGCCCTTGCCCGGGTGCCTGCCAAGGTCAGCGTGACCAGCATCGTGCACAAGGCGGAGCAGACCACGCTGGAGCGGCCGGGCTTCCTCTCAAAGGACGGCCTGACCGCCGCCGAGATGGGCACGGCCCTGCATGCATTTCTGGAGCACGCCGATTTTGCGGCGCTGGCAGAGGCAAAAGCAGCCGGGACGCTGGACGAAGCCATCGGAGCGGAACGTGACCGGCAGGCGGCTGCACAGCTCACCGCACCGGAGATCGCCGCAAAGCTGGATGCCGTGCGCATCCGCCGCTTTGTGCAGAGCGAGGCCTTTGCAAAGATCTGCGCGGCACAGCAGGTGCTGCGGGAGCTGGCATTCATCACGGCACTGCCCGCCGCCGAGGTGCTTGCCGCCCAGGGAAGCCCGGCCCCGGACACGGCCCCGGAAGCGCAGGTGCTGGTGCAGGGCATCGCAGACCTTGTGTTGGTGTACCCGGACCATCTGGAACTGCTGGACTACAAGACCGACCGCCGCAAAACAGCCGCGGATTTTGTGCAGGCCTACAAACCCCAGCTGGACCTGTACGCGCTGGCCGTCGGCAAACGCTTTGCCCCGAAGCCGGTGACCTATAAAGGCATCTACTCGCTGGAACTGGGCAGGTTGATCGAGGTATGA
- a CDS encoding PD-(D/E)XK nuclease family protein encodes MLKLVLGGSGSGKTTLLYARIKARAEAGQRSILLVPEQFTSSTEGRIYRELGDALSGMVDSYSFTSLAEHILSAEGGAAVQTLSDAGRAVLVRRTLEELQDTVQYYYRHRRSAAFCQMAAETIDELKSAGLSGQQLYRLAQGCGSGSGKLTELALILQGYETLLASTGMDPSDRLELAADRLEAALARGSLPEFLQDRAVFIDEFDTFNAPKKRLLAALLTALPQVTVALCDDGAPLVPGDTGLFAGAKQMAAQLRQLARKSGTEVAAPELLRRDLRHKGAPGLAAVAALLEGNGTEVTQAPEVRLFPAASREEEARCAAAAIRRLMRQGVRCGKIAVVCRDIAKYRAAVRYEFRMADIPLYCDEPTTPEFSAPATAVRALLALLRGADMTEQLTVLAKTGLCALSEEQVCALENYAYTWSPNAAAWRAEFTKNPKGFGENELTDEDRQNLAWTEDARRKLVNAVDTLRGKVKGGNAEQISRAVYFCLKELGAEEQQAGLVEDIRAARGIPAAEEAAREWNVVMQLLDEMASLLGQQSVTVAEYEDLFGLLLRSSDLGHIPQTLDAVVLASAGKMRLDAPDYVFVLGLAEGEFPCAPAESGLLTHADRDALMAQQVELPDCFENRVIREQVCFYKALTAPAKGLWLSWPKGQGQTLCAAVEPLVDALHPAAPELELTDLAATPADGLDTLGGGWLLTDVERASLTEALHTPGAGQPKGLALLHRMEENPPRQVYDLPALETLLGRRLRVSPSQLEKYYTCRYGYFLQYVLGLKPRKRAELSADQSGTLMHWVLQMALDPHPGPDNPCAALQPYLELDDEAMAALAGLLVDEYAKRFLPEDTARFAYLLSRLKKSMTGLLCYLRDEQNQSRFRPVACELKIGSGADAVPGQLYHLSDGRTVQLIGTVDRADEWVEEDGTRWVRVVDYKTGTKKLDLKEVYCGLDCQMLLYLFSLTRDPSGRFTGAEPAGVLYLLADPAPETTTREKAARSVEYQLDGLVRDEQKVFDAMDADETGRYLPFGYRNGAPSPYQKDKRADIAKLNRIRLHLDDLVTQMGEQLYGGQIAAEPLVVSTNRSPCAWCDYDFICCHETGIGERGLEAPAKPFEPEAAEDEEEPT; translated from the coding sequence ATGCTCAAACTGGTTCTGGGCGGCTCCGGCAGCGGCAAGACCACCCTGCTGTATGCCCGCATCAAGGCGCGGGCCGAGGCCGGGCAGCGCAGCATTCTGTTGGTGCCGGAACAGTTCACCTCCAGCACCGAGGGCCGCATCTACCGGGAACTGGGGGACGCGCTCTCCGGCATGGTGGACAGCTATTCCTTCACCAGCCTGGCGGAGCACATCCTTTCGGCCGAGGGCGGTGCAGCGGTGCAGACCCTCTCGGATGCGGGCCGTGCTGTGCTGGTGCGCCGCACGCTGGAAGAGCTGCAGGACACGGTACAGTATTATTACCGCCACCGGCGCAGTGCGGCGTTCTGCCAGATGGCCGCTGAGACCATCGACGAGCTGAAAAGCGCCGGGCTTTCGGGGCAGCAGCTGTACCGGCTGGCCCAGGGATGCGGTTCCGGCAGCGGCAAGCTCACCGAGCTGGCACTGATCCTGCAGGGCTATGAAACGCTGCTGGCCAGCACCGGTATGGACCCCTCCGACCGGCTGGAACTGGCGGCGGACCGGCTGGAAGCGGCCCTTGCCCGGGGCAGCCTGCCGGAGTTTTTGCAGGACCGGGCCGTGTTCATTGACGAATTCGATACCTTCAACGCCCCCAAAAAGCGGCTGCTGGCGGCACTGCTCACGGCACTGCCGCAGGTGACGGTGGCCCTGTGCGATGACGGCGCCCCGCTGGTGCCGGGGGACACCGGGCTGTTTGCCGGAGCCAAGCAGATGGCCGCCCAGCTGCGGCAGCTGGCCCGCAAAAGCGGCACGGAGGTGGCAGCCCCGGAGCTGCTGCGGCGGGACCTGCGCCACAAGGGTGCACCGGGTCTTGCGGCAGTGGCAGCACTGCTGGAAGGAAACGGCACGGAAGTGACGCAGGCACCGGAAGTGCGGCTGTTCCCGGCAGCCAGCCGCGAAGAGGAAGCCCGGTGCGCAGCGGCCGCCATCCGCCGCCTGATGCGGCAGGGCGTGCGGTGCGGCAAGATCGCCGTGGTCTGCCGCGACATTGCAAAATACCGGGCGGCCGTGCGGTATGAGTTCCGCATGGCGGACATCCCGCTGTACTGCGACGAGCCCACGACCCCGGAGTTCAGCGCCCCGGCCACGGCGGTGCGGGCCTTGCTGGCCCTGCTGCGGGGTGCGGACATGACCGAGCAGCTTACCGTGCTGGCCAAGACCGGGCTGTGTGCGCTGTCGGAAGAGCAGGTATGCGCGCTGGAAAACTATGCCTACACCTGGTCGCCCAATGCGGCGGCCTGGCGGGCCGAATTCACCAAAAACCCAAAGGGCTTTGGTGAAAACGAGCTGACCGACGAGGATCGGCAGAATCTTGCCTGGACCGAGGACGCCCGCCGGAAGCTGGTGAACGCCGTGGACACCCTGCGCGGAAAGGTGAAGGGCGGCAACGCGGAGCAGATCAGCCGGGCTGTTTATTTCTGCCTGAAGGAGCTGGGGGCCGAGGAACAGCAGGCCGGGCTGGTGGAGGATATCCGCGCGGCACGGGGCATCCCGGCGGCGGAGGAAGCCGCCCGCGAGTGGAACGTGGTGATGCAGCTGCTGGACGAGATGGCCAGCCTGCTGGGGCAGCAGAGCGTGACCGTGGCTGAGTACGAGGACCTGTTCGGCCTGCTGCTGCGTTCGTCCGACCTGGGGCATATCCCCCAGACGCTGGACGCTGTGGTGCTGGCCAGCGCCGGTAAAATGCGTCTGGATGCGCCGGACTATGTGTTCGTGCTGGGGCTGGCAGAAGGGGAGTTCCCCTGTGCACCGGCCGAGAGCGGCCTGCTGACCCACGCCGACCGTGACGCACTGATGGCCCAGCAGGTGGAACTGCCGGACTGCTTTGAGAACCGGGTCATCCGGGAGCAGGTGTGTTTTTATAAAGCGCTCACCGCCCCGGCAAAGGGGCTGTGGCTCAGCTGGCCCAAGGGACAGGGCCAGACCCTGTGCGCGGCGGTGGAGCCCCTTGTGGATGCACTGCACCCGGCTGCCCCGGAACTGGAGCTGACCGACCTTGCCGCCACCCCGGCGGACGGTCTGGACACGCTGGGCGGCGGCTGGCTGCTCACCGATGTGGAGCGCGCCAGCCTGACCGAGGCCCTGCACACCCCCGGTGCCGGGCAGCCGAAGGGCCTTGCCCTGCTGCACCGCATGGAAGAGAACCCGCCCCGGCAGGTGTACGACCTGCCCGCGCTGGAAACGCTGCTGGGCCGGAGGCTCCGCGTCTCGCCCAGCCAGCTGGAAAAATATTATACCTGCCGGTACGGCTATTTTCTGCAATATGTGCTGGGGCTGAAACCCCGCAAACGGGCGGAGCTTTCCGCCGACCAGAGCGGCACCCTGATGCACTGGGTGCTGCAGATGGCACTGGACCCCCACCCGGGGCCGGACAACCCCTGTGCGGCCCTGCAGCCCTATCTGGAACTGGACGACGAAGCCATGGCCGCGCTGGCCGGGCTGCTGGTGGACGAGTATGCAAAGCGCTTTCTGCCGGAGGACACGGCCCGCTTTGCCTACCTGCTCTCCCGGCTGAAAAAGAGCATGACCGGCCTATTGTGCTACCTGCGGGATGAACAGAACCAGTCCCGGTTCCGTCCGGTGGCCTGTGAGCTGAAGATCGGCAGCGGGGCCGACGCCGTGCCCGGGCAGCTGTATCACCTGTCGGACGGGCGCACCGTGCAGCTCATCGGTACGGTGGACCGCGCCGACGAGTGGGTGGAAGAGGACGGCACCCGCTGGGTGCGGGTGGTGGACTACAAGACCGGCACCAAGAAACTGGACCTGAAAGAAGTGTACTGCGGGCTGGACTGCCAGATGCTGCTGTACCTGTTCAGCCTGACCCGCGACCCCAGCGGACGTTTTACTGGTGCAGAACCTGCAGGCGTGCTGTACCTGCTGGCGGATCCCGCCCCGGAGACCACCACCCGCGAAAAGGCCGCCCGCAGCGTGGAATATCAGCTGGACGGTCTGGTGCGGGACGAGCAGAAGGTGTTCGATGCCATGGACGCGGATGAGACGGGCCGGTATCTGCCCTTTGGTTACCGCAACGGCGCGCCCAGCCCTTACCAGAAGGACAAGCGTGCTGACATCGCCAAGCTCAACCGCATCCGGCTGCATCTGGATGACCTCGTCACCCAGATGGGCGAGCAGCTGTACGGCGGGCAGATCGCTGCCGAGCCGCTGGTGGTCAGCACCAACCGCAGCCCCTGTGCCTGGTGCGATTATGATTTTATCTGCTGCCATGAGACCGGCATCGGGGAACGGGGCCTGGAAGCCCCGGCAAAGCCCTTTGAGCCGGAAGCAGCAGAGGATGAGGAGGAACCGACATGA
- the ruvX gene encoding Holliday junction resolvase RuvX, protein MKILAVDYGDSRTGLATCDHTEFLTTPITPQITLKARNKVAARVCEAAKEIGAELIVIGLPLNMDGTEGERAAKSRKLAKTVELWSGLPVRMWDERQTTCAAADLLDESGTFGSRRKEILDSVSATVILDDYLAWRKEHPGEI, encoded by the coding sequence ATGAAGATCCTAGCCGTTGATTACGGAGACAGCCGCACCGGCCTTGCCACCTGTGACCACACCGAATTCCTGACCACGCCCATCACCCCGCAGATCACCCTCAAGGCCCGCAACAAGGTGGCCGCGCGGGTGTGCGAGGCGGCCAAAGAGATCGGGGCCGAGCTCATCGTCATCGGCCTGCCGCTGAACATGGACGGCACCGAGGGCGAGCGTGCCGCCAAAAGCCGCAAGCTGGCAAAGACCGTGGAGCTTTGGAGCGGCCTGCCGGTGCGCATGTGGGACGAACGCCAGACCACCTGCGCCGCCGCCGACCTGCTGGACGAGAGCGGCACCTTTGGCAGCCGCCGCAAGGAGATTTTGGATTCCGTCAGCGCCACGGTGATCCTGGACGACTACCTTGCCTGGCGCAAGGAGCACCCCGGAGAGATCTGA